A stretch of DNA from Coccidioides posadasii str. Silveira chromosome 1, complete sequence:
GAGGGTACGGGAGCATCCGTGGGGACGCCAAAGGGTGGTGGAGTTGTGCTCACCGGTATATTCAGGTCGGTGTCCGCCGGAGGCATCTGCAAAATCGGACTGGAGGGAATTTCAAACGGAGCGCTTGTTGCACTGGTAGCTACTTCAGTGCCACCATCCACAAAAGAGGTAGCTATGATTGCAGACTCTGGTATCGACACCTCTCCAACTCCGCCGCTATTTATTGGTCCTTGTGGTCGACTGAATGCATCAGAGGGGCATGAACAAGTACAGGGGCACGGGCCATCGCCAGCATTGTCGCCCTCAGTGCCTTGCTGGCCGTCAACACCCTGCTGTCCTTCCAACCCTGTTTCTCCCCCGGGTCTCTGCTCTTCTTCGGGGCTATGTTGACCCCCGATACCACCGCTGCCTTGGTTGATCGTTGGGGGCCTGCCCCCAATTACTGGATGTCCGTCCAAAGAGACAATAACGGTAACGCCATTATTGCCATTGCCACCGCTATGAGAGGTAAATGAGGTCCCCTCCGGAACAGAGTACGACTGGACTAGTCAGCCAAAAGAACGCGAGAATACCCAATTGCGAAGCGATATTTTCCCTTACCACTGACGTCCTTCTATTCAAAGGGCTTTCCCTTATCTCTCCGAATGGCTAATTGGACGTTAGAAATGTCTGAAAGGTCAATCGTCGAACCGCAATCATCAGGCGAGTTCCGCACCTTCCCGAATATGCCTCTTCTTGGGTACTCGCCGATTGCTTTGCACTCTCCTTTCTTCACTCCCTACGGGGTAAAGGTTAGCAAAACTCCAACCAAAGGATGGGTTCGAAACCTACGAAAAAAAGCTCGATCCAAATCACTGTAAAGTGAAGAAGTAACATTTCTGTGCTGACAGTCTCCACTCAGGGAGCAACAGACATCAACTGTCTTCCAAGTCTGCTTCCGTCGAATATTGCATACAATCCGAGCAATTTTAGAGGATACTCACATCTAGGGCCATGTGGCCAACAGGTGCGATCCGTTGGATATACGTCAGGAAATGTCAGTGGATATCTGGCATGAATTAGAGAAACCTAGTGAAGATTGTGAAAAGGAACATTCAAAACAGCAGTAAAATTGAGGGGTACAATGGTTAAAGCAGATTTTgatgttgatattctcttggTATTTCCATAATTGTATCAAAAAGATTGGACCACACATGGTGGGATTAGTAAACTCTCACAGGTCCCAGCAGCTAATGGATAATTGGGTTTGCTTTAACTAAAATCATGGAAAGTCCTTTCTCGAAGCTCATACACTGAGAGTTGCAAAATGAGTTCACATGTTTTCTGCAGCACAGTGTTGTTCAATGGATTTGTGTGGGATAAGGTATTTGTCAAACAGGGGATGTCTCAAGGGTGGAAATATGCCACAAAGGTGCGGCAACAATTGGAAGATCTCTCCGACCAAGGAAATGATTTCAACAGTGCATACAGCGttctctgtactctgtatgggGTACATCTGGAATATATCAAATAGAAATGTACAGAAAAGCAAGAGGAAGGCCAGGCCTGTTTTCTTCCTGAAAGACATTCACCTAAGTGGTAGTGGACATATACCAATACATATTTTCTCTACACTTAACTACATATGTAAGTATCCAACCAGCTTGCGAGTAACTAAGTTGCGCTCAATTGCTATGCCAGTGAACTAAGAGTGAGCACTTTCTTGAGGGTGGTCTGACCCCCAGATGCCTGCATTCGGCACATAGGTATACTTTGCAACAGAAcactctgtacggagtacagaagaCGGAGCGGGATTTTAACACCCAGTTAGTTAACTACCTAATGTTTGCATTGTTTGCACTGTTTAAAATGTTTGATAACTCTAAATTATTTCGAGGTCGAGGTCGCAAGTTTTTAAAGACTATACTGGGGTTGGATAAACACAACTAGACACCATGATGCTGAGAGAAGTGTatgtgtttctcttctaaGAGTCAATTACAGACATGTTTGCAAAATAAAATGCTGATCTTTCCTCGCAATATCTAGCAAAGCACGGAATCCGCGCACTGCGAGGATTCTCAAGTCGCGAGAACCACAACTTATCGAACAGCCAAAGCGTATTCTCCTCCTCCATGGGCCAAAATGCCCATTCCCTCTCCGTACAGCACTCAAAGTCTTCCACTCCCTTACACAGCCTCATTCAATCCTCTTTCACAAAAAGAATGCAAACATTCATCCTTTTGAAAATGCAGCGAGCCTGGAGTTCCTAGCAACCAAAAACGAGTGCGGTATTGTGATTTGGGGCAGCAGCAACAAAAAGCGACCGAATTGCGTCACATTGGTTCGCATATTCGATGCGAAGGTTCTAGAAATGTGTGAACTACTGTTGCTTGGGACACAAGAACAGATGGAGAAGGATGCAGCCGTGCGAGGAAGTGGATTTCATGCGAAATTAAATGTTGGCCTTGGGATGAAACCCATGATTCTGTTTGCAGGGAGTGTGTGGGCGGATTCTACGGTTCCTGTGTTTGGTATGCTGAAGAGTATGCTGTTGGATATTTTCAAGGTCGAAGAAACATCCAAAATTGATGTTGAAGGACTACAGTATTTGCTTATGGTTGCAGCGGATGAGCCAACTGAAGGGACAAGCCCAGTTATTCATTTAAGATGGTATCGAATCTGCACGAAAAAGAGCGGCCAGAAGCTTCCCCGAGTTGAATTGGAGGAAATTGGCCCCAAATTCGATTTCAAGTTGGGTCGTATACGAGAAGCGGATCCAGGGGCAATGAAAGAAGCCATGAAACAAGGAAAGAGGCCACAAGACCTTGAACGAACAAAGAAAAATATCAGCATGGATTCTATCGGCGATAAGATCGGACGAGTACACCTGGGTCGACAGGATCTAAGTGCGCTCCAGACAAGGAAAATGAAAGGACTCAAACGAAGAAACGGAATAGAAGGTGAAGACCAAGATGCTAATGGAGATATGATGGATATTGATCAAGTGTCTGAGGAAGGATCTTCTAAGAAGCCTCGGATCGATTAAGTACGATTTGCTTATGCTTGCTAGTATCCCGTTGAGCCCGGCGTTATCTGGAATGACTGGTGGGATTAGGTCTCTTTATCATCAAAAgtccccctttttttcttgttttggCCTTTGCCACCCTTTTTCTAGTGGGAACATCTTAAATGTTGGAAAGTGAGAGAAATTTCACGCACTTTACAGAATATGATCTTGTTGGTTACTCAAGAGGATTATGAAATAATGTGCCAATATACGGTATCGGATTTGGGGGTGCAGTTACATGATGAATGTACTTCATACTTTGTATAGCTTACCGGCTTGAAAATATCAGTTTCTTGATGCACCGGGGTTTAAGGGCGACTTAGCTGCTGCAAGTTGGTGATGCCTTCTACTTACTTGAATTAAAGGACAACCGATTTGGCAAACCGGCAGGTTTTAAAGAGTTGAAAACGGCAGTGATTATGTTTGTATCTGCTGGAGTAGCGCGGGACCTCGACAAGCCCGACACGCGCTTGCGGCAAGAGCGCTTAACGCGCAAGCAGCTAGGCAGGCCGCCTGCACCAGCTGCCCGCAACTTCCTTGGAAAGAACCTTTGGAGCACGGAATAACCAGTTACTCCGTGAACAAAACGAAGGTTTTCCACGTGACTTCATCTCTTTGGGTACCGTGACGTCGGCGATCCGGCAAGCTTTTTCATTTGGCTGTTCTCACATGCCGAGGAACTTGGAGGGGGGGACGATTATCACGATccatctacggagtattcgAGATTGAGCCGGGGTTCCACAGTATCTCTTTTAACAGAACATCATGCCAGGTTACTTTTCATGATGAAAACAAAAACATTATTTCTCACATTTGTTAGTCACCTTGGTTATTAATTTTGCATCTCCGTGAAGTCGACCAAAAAAGTATTTTTGTATGCGGCGCAGCTCAAATCCGCCCTACAACCCTCAATTTGTTGGCTGAACGGCATATCACCGATCCTTCATATACAGACTGAAAATGGACTCACTAAGGGTGCGCATCTCCTTCATGCAGCTCAAGGGTGAATATGATGCCCAGGCTAATCACCCTCCAGGATGCGCTCAACACCATCGCTTTAAACCCAGAGCTTGCACCTCTGCTTGCAATTCTTAAAAGTGCCCGCAACGGGGCTGTCTATGGAAGCAAAGTCCGCTTTCCTCATGCATTGGTGTATGGTATTGTTTTGAATAATTTGGTTGCAGCCAATCGCTAAGCTGCCTTCATCAGGATGATATTTCTCTTCCGATCTGGGAGGTACCTATGACCTGGTCGCACCATATCTGGACTTCTCTTAAGCAATCTATTGTTAACTCACGTATATTTGAAGTCTACATGAGAAAACTCGGCTTGTTCTGAAGGCGACGAAACAGCATGCACGCAACTTAGCAACGTTCGCGATCGTATACAAGTCCTCTATGCTAGCGCTGCGATATCTCTCTCCCGGCGGATCTGGAAAAGAAGGACCGTATGATACCTTCTTCGCAGGCTTATTGGGAGGATACGTCGTATTTGGCCGGTCGCGATCAAGTGTTACCCAGCAGGTCTGAACCATAACCCTCCAACACAATAGCTGATCCTTGGATCAGGTACTGGACTTGAGTATTGACAAAAACCTTTGTATAGATCGTCATATACGTTTTTGCACGAGTAGTTCTTGCAATGGCAAGGCTTTCGATAGACCCAAAACCGAACCCCCTAGCATCTTTTATATCTAGGAATGCCCGAGAGGAGATCAAGACACACGCTTGGCCTGCGTTTGCAAGCCTCAGTTGGGCTTTCGTTATGTATCTTTTTCGCTGGCATCCAGAAGCCATTCAATCAAGTTTAAGAAGCAGCATGACCTATATGTATGCTTTATTCCTCCCTCGTGTGACCTATTGGCCGAGTTTAGAATGTTTGCACTGACACCCCCATTTTCCAACTCATAGTTATTCCGACTGCGACCATTGGGACTCGATAGAGACATTATTCCTACGGAATAAATGACGCTGGGCATAAGACCAATCTCATTATCTTGAGTCGATTTGTGCTTTAACTATTTAAACGATTCTTTTGTACACGTGGGCCGGCGTTTCTCTAGGTTTGGATGATTACGACTTTTCCTTTAGACTTCCATATATGCATTTTGGGAGAGGTGGGAGGGGGGCGCTGTTGCATGTATCTTTCTCTACTGCCTTAGCTACATGCATGCATTGTATATATAGATCTCAATAATGCAGTTAGGCCGATGATCGCAAGACTTCACTCGCTGGACCGATTCGCATTCCCGAGACCTTGGGTAGTTTTCTTTCTGATCAGGCCTTTGTGCATGCTCTCTCGCTGGGGTTGATCTTTCGGGGTGTCGGAGTGTCGATCCCCACAAAGACTGACTTCgttagtactccgtagttaactagttaaatgGCTTACATATGGACTGCAGGAGAGAAGCCTAAATACGAGCTACATAGTCATCTAATACGTCCGCCGCCCAGCTCCACAATTGCTGGCAACAGGGATCCGTTTCCAACTGCGCCTAGTTGAGCTCCTAACGTCAATTCTGTTGTAATTcataataaaaataaataagaagtAGATAAGATTCTGGTAAGCTGAATCTACAGAAAAAGACTTCAATACTGAATTAAATAACTAGAATTTAACTCAGATTACGTATAATATTCTATCTGAGATCTGAAAAGTTGTCCGCACAAGATTTATACCTTTTATATAATAAATTCTACAAAGTCTGAACCTCTGAAAGACTGAAACAGTTAGATGGCTGACAAAAAACATGAAAGCTAGAGAAATATCTTTCagataagaaagctgacaatCTGCCAGTATGTCTGAAACTTGTAAGAGAATAATATGAGAACTGTAGCTCTCAGACTAATCATTCAGCTAAAAAATTATTCTGAGGTCAAGCTCTAAACTCTAGATGAAGAATTTGGTTAAGAGATAAAGATTAATCTGACACAGAAGCTTATTGTGTGTATATGGCAAGCACCTACCTTGAACCCTCTTTCAAGAGCCTGTCTTAGTATTTTGTTTGTATGGCTACCTAACTGGCAACTGGAGTTCATTTCCAACTACGCCTAGTAGAGCTCCTAACATTGTGGCTTATCTGATTATGTAAACTTGAGTTGACCTTTTAACATCTTTCATGGTGGACTCGGACACACAGTGAACTCAGACACTTTTGCACATGATATAAAACCTTGTTAACATGGCTTGCTTGGCTTCACCAAACATGCTACTAGTCCCAGGCACTACTGTTAGGAGAACCAGCAGTGAAttacataggttttcccaggatttgggatacgaaagagctaagtagatctgatgcctgcaactaaTAAAAGGGAGTCATGTGTAGAATGTAggggttctctaactagtggagcggggtacgatgggatgcctcgtcaaagtaggcgagttggttgatatggtgagagcacaagaaaggtgaaaaatcaccacatagtaagggtatggtcgagtagtaagtgtagagatagatatgtcctaacagatgcctaagcttgcaaggagtaatagtactaaaaAGCCCCATACTAACACAgacagctctaatgagaaacagtagcaagtttcataaacaagaaatctttatattctctaactaataactgaactggtagtaaggaatgagtgtgtaAAAAAGAGTCATTGTGcataaagataataagcaagatgcaggggctacaggtggtttatatagctcaagaatagtagctttagAATGATTTATGCCTCAGATCAGAACAATCTTtattctaataagatactggAATCTTTACTACATTTTCTCCTGATCTTTAATATTGGTATCCCCtaacaacaaacaacatataaaataaaataaaactaatttaataaaataagagaataataaatagtaatgagcagtctggtaaggaaaaacatagaaaataagaataagaagagtgatagcagcaatctttaatagtgatcaccatgattctcttcttccactaAGTTCttgagagaaggaaaagactgaactgatgctggattaatattattatgcACACAATAtcaatagaatttattactaaaagctttctttttaatttagTAAGTCTTGATAATGATATCTAGAGCAATTCATATAATCTTTAGATatcagttattaatgaagttcTGAGTCTTTTTATCATCAGAGCtaaagagaatattgagtTTCTTAATTACTATAAAGTTGTTCTATCTAATTCATTCTACCAgagcatctgatatagcttctaagtcttgtaattgaatagtggTAAGGAATCAATATGGAACCAATGTGTAATAATTTAAATAGCTGGATGGAGACAAATGctctggaactagatctctatatacAGTGGAGAGCTGGAACCATGTACTagctttattgacttctagatgttcatggttctcttgaattgccacataccagagTAGCATAGTGTGTTGAATCTTTTTGCATGAACTATAAGCTTCATGAAgtagcagagggcttgtaatttggaCATTGCCAGACTTGCAAATGATATCAGTTCatctaataccaaattttcttttgttgtctttgatatacattgtatctttaataCAGTGAATATAGTTATTAGTAGATAAGTCTCATTCTTTGACTAGTCTCTACTAATTCTTTAGATGATTATGtatttctggcaagattttTGTATAGTCACCAGACTCTTTTGTAGTTAAGATCAAGGattcttgtatcatgttaacatctcttccagtagtaatagcatcttGAACATTGATATTAATATGgcaaaacccagttttatcccctggcttagcatacttgatATAGTATAGATAGAAAATTAATTTCTAAGTATGgttgggtcttgtcagtacaTACTATAGGTAGTACACAGGGTTCTGGCATATAAGTTATTGACTgatactgtgatacattgttctcaaccatctgtaattgtTGTGATCTCCCATTATTTACTAATAATAATAGTACATGTTGTATTTGCTGTTGACTCAGATAAGTACTGTGATGGTGGTGTCTTGTAATTTATTATTCCACCAGCACATTAGCTGGAGAATAACAACAGATCTAATTATTTCCCATTTCTTTtaaagattgctggtggtgaacttgttaactccagttatttACATGTATTGGTTAAAGTCAAAGATCTTCATTCTTGCAACTAGAGGGATAATTGactgatgtttgaatttgtaaatgcctaaagTATCTTCAGCTTTAGCTGGTCTATTTATCAAATAGAACCAGAGATAGATGCTGTTATTGGTCTTGACTAAGTCAATATTGTGATGATTTCTATAAATGTAAGTCAAatggttgagaagcttctcttTATTAAGTAtgtgagtctgtaaaccaagttttgaagccattagtttagcatgattatagtatagatagatatcagctttcttatcacTAAAGATCTTTTCTAACTGCTTTAGAATGTGAATAAGcttcaactctgaatatattttagtactctttatcttttggagaagctgctgtttga
This window harbors:
- the RPF2 gene encoding rRNA-binding ribosome biosynthesis protein rpf2 (BUSCO:299559at4751~EggNog:ENOG410PFUF~COG:J~BUSCO:10866at33183) — protein: MMLREVKARNPRTARILKSREPQLIEQPKRILLLHGPKCPFPLRTALKVFHSLTQPHSILFHKKNANIHPFENAASLEFLATKNECGIVIWGSSNKKRPNCVTLVRIFDAKVLEMCELLLLGTQEQMEKDAAVRGSGFHAKLNVGLGMKPMILFAGSVWADSTVPVFGMLKSMLLDIFKVEETSKIDVEGLQYLLMVAADEPTEGTSPVIHLRWYRICTKKSGQKLPRVELEEIGPKFDFKLGRIREADPGAMKEAMKQGKRPQDLERTKKNISMDSIGDKIGRVHLGRQDLSALQTRKMKGLKRRNGIEGEDQDANGDMMDIDQVSEEGSSKKPRID
- a CDS encoding uncharacterized protein (EggNog:ENOG410Q5CG); this translates as MLLLHFTVIWIELFFGVKKGECKAIGEYPRRGIFGKPFGEIRESPLNRRTSVSYSVPEGTSFTSHSGGNGNNGVTVIVSLDGHPVIGGRPPTINQGSGGIGGQHSPEEEQRPGGETGLEGQQGVDGQQGTEGDNAGDGPCPCTCSCPSDAFSRPQGPINSGGVGEVSIPESAIIATSFVDGGTEVATSATSAPFEIPSSPILQMPPADTDLNIPVSTTPPPFGVPTDAPVPSETSEFVSEPSSPVDSPNPISATPISSMETLPSSPDPMTSSQVLPSTPTEGDITVTSAPALPLSGQGIDASSLELHSTLVFGLGG
- a CDS encoding uncharacterized protein (EggNog:ENOG410PN4H~COG:U~TransMembrane:2 (i125-142o164-181i)~BUSCO:13010at33183) is translated as MDSLRDALNTIALNPELAPLLAILKSARNGAVYGSKVRFPHALVMIFLFRSGSLHEKTRLVLKATKQHARNLATFAIVYKSSMLALRYLSPGGSGKEGPYDTFFAGLLGGYVVFGRSRSSVTQQIVIYVFARVVLAMARLSIDPKPNPLASFISRNAREEIKTHAWPAFASLSWAFVMYLFRWHPEAIQSSLRSSMTYIYSDCDHWDSIETLFLRNK